ACCGGCGACATCATGCCGGCGCCGTTCTGTTCGTGGTTGCCGCTCATGACGGTCGCCGGCGGCCGCGGGAGGTCGAGCAGATGGCCGGCCAATGCCCACGCGGCCGGGGTGGAGCGGTCGACCAGGTCACCCTTGATGAACAGGTGCCCGGCGCCCCAGGCGTTCAGTTGGTCGAGCGCCGCCGAGGCGGCCCGGAGGTGAATGGGCCCGGCGTCCGCTCGCGGCGGGTCGCAGCCGAGCGGTGAGGTCGGTTGTGGCTCGAACATCCTCCCTCGGAGGCCGAACACGTCGAGGCCCAGGTGAAGGTCGGAGAGGGTGGCGAACCGGCCGAGCTCGGCGCCGAGGGGCGCCATCGTGGTCAGCCGCACGCACCCGGCCGGTCGGCCATCGACATCGAGGGCGACCCGGCTGCTGCTCGCCGGTGGCAGCCCGGCCAGCTCGATCGATCCGCTGCCGTCCAGGTAGGGCCGCGCTCCGAGGATATCGCCGCTGCCCAGGTCCCGAGCGGTGATCGTGGCGTCGGGATCGGTTTCACAGCGCTGCACACCGGCGGGGCCCCGATCGGACTGGAGCAGCGTGCCCAACCAGGTCAGCTGGGCGGTCGTGTCCTCGACGGCGAAGACCAGCGGCCCACGCCTCAGCCCGGTCGGGCCCAGCGCCGGCCGCGCTCCGGGTACCTCGATGAGGGCCTTCGGCCTCACCGCCGATCCCGCGTTCAGACACGACAGCGTGTCTGCAACCGCTGGGATCGGCAAGCGGGGCCCCACTCAGGCACCGCCGGGGACGCGTTGTGCGATCAGCCCTCCAAGCGATGGGCGCGAGCGCTCGACCAGCGCCCGATGCACCGCCTGCAACTCCAGGCTCTGTTGCACCAGCTGGTCGCCCGACCCGAGGGGATGCCGAGCGAGGAACTGCGGAGCCCCTCGCTCGGCGTCGGGGTCGGCGACGGCATCGTCGGTCAGCCAGCGAATGCCCTCGATCATGCGGGGCAGCGCGTTGGTCGGGAACCGTTCGGTGATGTCGCCCCAGCGGTCGATGAGGTAGCGCCAGGCGATCGCACCCAGCGTGGGATGGCTCAACGCGCGCATCAGGACGTAGGGGGCGTTTTGGGTTCGCACCTCGTTGGTGACCAGGTCGAGCGTGGCCTCGAAGTCCTCCCGGGACGGTGTATCGACCAGCGCATAGAGAAAGCGCACCTCCTCCTGCGGGTTGTCCGCAGCACGCCAGCGGGCCATGAGGTCGCGGTGCTCGGCGGCCGACGCGTCGGCCGCCACCACCCCGGTGGCCGACGCCAGCAGGTTGGCGTCCACCTTGGCGGGGTCGGCGGCGAGAAGTTCGCGGGCGGCCTGCTGCGTGGCCGGATCGGCACCGGTCACCCCGGCGATCCCAAACAGCACGGCGTACAGGTCCTGGGCGGCGGCGTCGCCGTCGTGTGCCAACCGGGCCGCATCCTCGAGCGCAACGAAGGAGACCGAGCGCACCCAGGCCTGGAACTGGTCGAGGTGGTCGTTGGCGATGAGCCGACGAAGGCCGCCGAACACGCCGCCGAGACGCCGCCACACCGCCGGATGG
The nucleotide sequence above comes from Candidatus Microthrix parvicella Bio17-1. Encoded proteins:
- a CDS encoding metallophosphoesterase family protein, whose translation is MRPKALIEVPGARPALGPTGLRRGPLVFAVEDTTAQLTWLGTLLQSDRGPAGVQRCETDPDATITARDLGSGDILGARPYLDGSGSIELAGLPPASSSRVALDVDGRPAGCVRLTTMAPLGAELGRFATLSDLHLGLDVFGLRGRMFEPQPTSPLGCDPPRADAGPIHLRAASAALDQLNAWGAGHLFIKGDLVDRSTPAAWALAGHLLDLPRPPATVMSGNHEQNGAGMMSPVDGAAAVGIDAVHPARRVDLPGLSVLCVDTIRPGAHGGRVTDEVGAAAIELARAAPNPVMVLTHHPIERFDHAWSYPPGVPRHQGEALLRRLADVCELLLVSSGHTHSHRLRTVAGVATTEVGSPKDFPGVWAGYTIAEGGVRQVLRRVDSPQVNRWLDHTRHAVGGVWGRWSVGRLADRSLQVRRVGS